From one Triticum aestivum cultivar Chinese Spring chromosome 4B, IWGSC CS RefSeq v2.1, whole genome shotgun sequence genomic stretch:
- the LOC123093644 gene encoding tubulin beta-5 chain isoform X1: MDKRLPPGSRESPAAGTSPAGLQSFRSSAVGCGNQIGSKFWLMVCVEHDIDPTGYYVGTSDLQLERVNVQHNEASCGRFVPHTVLMDLERCTVPYSQISPCNFCAHRVGVFSKASLASEHPAPSRYMH, from the exons ATGGACAAACGGCTGCCTCCGGGAAGTCGGGAGTCTCCAGCTGCAGGGACGTCGCCGGCCGGGTTACAATCCTTCAGATCCAGCGCGGTGGGGTGCGGTAATCAGATCGGCTCCAAATTCTGGTTGATGGTCTGCGTCGAGCACGACATTGACCCCACCGGCTACTATGTCGGCACCTCCGACCTGCAGCTCGAGCGCGTCAACGTCCAACACAATGAGGCCTCCTGCGGTCGATTTGTGCCCCACACGGTGCTCATGGACCTCGAACGCTGCACCGTGCCCTACAGCCAGATCTCCCCCTGCAATTTTTGTGCTCACCGTGTAGGTGTCTTCTCCAAGGCGTCCTTAGCCTCTGAACATCCCGCTCCATCAAG GTACATGCACTGA
- the LOC123093644 gene encoding tubulin beta-5 chain isoform X2 has protein sequence MDKRLPPGSRESPAAGTSPAGLQSFRSSAVGCGNQIGSKFWLMVCVEHDIDPTGYYVGTSDLQLERVNVQHNEASCGRFVPHTVLMDLERCTVPYSQISPCNFCAHRVGVFSKASLASEHPAPSSR, from the exons ATGGACAAACGGCTGCCTCCGGGAAGTCGGGAGTCTCCAGCTGCAGGGACGTCGCCGGCCGGGTTACAATCCTTCAGATCCAGCGCGGTGGGGTGCGGTAATCAGATCGGCTCCAAATTCTGGTTGATGGTCTGCGTCGAGCACGACATTGACCCCACCGGCTACTATGTCGGCACCTCCGACCTGCAGCTCGAGCGCGTCAACGTCCAACACAATGAGGCCTCCTGCGGTCGATTTGTGCCCCACACGGTGCTCATGGACCTCGAACGCTGCACCGTGCCCTACAGCCAGATCTCCCCCTGCAATTTTTGTGCTCACCGTGTAGGTGTCTTCTCCAAGGCGTCCTTAGCCTCTGAACATCCCGCTCCATCAAG CAGATAA
- the LOC123093644 gene encoding tubulin beta-5 chain isoform X3, with protein sequence MDKRLPPGSRESPAAGTSPAGLQSFRSSAVGCGNQIGSKFWLMVCVEHDIDPTGYYVGTSDLQLERVNVQHNEASCGRFVPHTVLMDLERCTVPYSQISPCNFCAHRVGVFSKASLASEHPAPSR encoded by the exons ATGGACAAACGGCTGCCTCCGGGAAGTCGGGAGTCTCCAGCTGCAGGGACGTCGCCGGCCGGGTTACAATCCTTCAGATCCAGCGCGGTGGGGTGCGGTAATCAGATCGGCTCCAAATTCTGGTTGATGGTCTGCGTCGAGCACGACATTGACCCCACCGGCTACTATGTCGGCACCTCCGACCTGCAGCTCGAGCGCGTCAACGTCCAACACAATGAGGCCTCCTGCGGTCGATTTGTGCCCCACACGGTGCTCATGGACCTCGAACGCTGCACCGTGCCCTACAGCCAGATCTCCCCCTGCAATTTTTGTGCTCACCGTGTAGGTGTCTTCTCCAAGGCGTCCTTAGCCTCTGAACATCCCGCTCCATCAAG ATAA